The Streptomyces capitiformicae genome contains the following window.
GGGCTGGGGTAGGGATAGGCGCTCGGTGTCGGCTGGGCCTGTGGTGTCTGGGGCTGTGCCTGCGGCTGCGGCTGCGGCTGCGGCTGCGGCTGCGGCTGCGGCTGTACCGATGCGGGGAGTTGGGGCTGCGTCGGCGTCTGGTGCGGGGGCTGAGCCGGCTGCTGGGTCTCGACACCGGGCTGTCTTGGAGGCCAGGCCGGGGGCGCGGACGGCTGATCCTGCGGCTCGGGCTGGGCCGGGGCGCCGTCGGGGCGTTCGGTCATCGGCTTCTCCTCTGTCGTGGTGCGTGGCGCGTCGGGGTCGGGGGTGGAGGGTACGTACCCGCCGCCGGATCCCTTCCATGCGGCTTCGGGGCCGGGCCGGCCGCCGTCGTGGGGCGGTTGTCGGAGCCCGGTGGTTTCATGGGTGGCATGACCAGCAGAAGTGTCGTCGTCGAGCGGCGGGTCGCCGCTGCGCAGGGGCCCGTGTGGGAGGCCCTCACGGACCTCGGCGGTATGGCGCGGATGCTGAGCGGTGTGACAAAGGTGGAGGTCCTCACGGAGGGGGGCTTCGGGGAGGGCGCCCGGTGGCGGGAGACCCGGCGTATGTTCGGCAAGGACGCCACCGAGGAGATGTGGGTGACCGTCAGCGAGCCGCCCGAACGGTATGTGGTGGAGGCCGAGTCCCACGGCAGCCACTACGTCTCGGAGTGGGAGTTGCGGGCGGACGGGCCCACCTCGACGACGGTGCGGATGACGTTCACGGCCGTGCCGTCCGGTGCGGTCGCGGGTCTGTTCGCCAAGGTCCTGGGCGGTGTCGGCGTCCGCTCCGTGAGCAAGGCGATCGCGAAGGACCTCGACGACGTCGCGGCGTGGGTGGAGGGCCGCAGGGTCTGAGCCGCCCCGGCCGACCCGCCACCCGGCCGCCCTACCACGGGGATCAGGAGTCCACGCCGAAGCCCGTGGTCGTGTAGGCGCACTCTGTGTAGATGTAACCGGACTGGAGCTTGGCGGTGTCCGAGGCCGGGCTGGAGCGGCTGTCGCCCTTCGGCTTGTGGAGGAAGTACGTGGTGCCGACGGGCAGGCTGATCGTCTTCTGGGGGTAGTTCTTACTGCCGCTGCACGGCTGGAAGTTGGGGTCCAGCGTGCGGCTCCAGTCGTAGCTGGTGCAGCTGCCGCAGCCCTTCAGGGAGAAGCTGCCGGTCACGGGACCGGTGTACATGACCTGGATGTCGTCGGGGCTGTCGTTCTTGACGGTGACGGTGATGCTGCCGCCGGAACGCGTCGTGGGCAGCTTCTTACCCGCCTCCGGGACCTCCTGGGCGACCTCGGCGGCGATCGCGATCTTCTTGGCGAGGGCCGCGTTCTTGTGGTTCTTGTTGGCGCCGACGAACTTGTTCATCGAGGTCACCGCCGCGGCGAAGTCACCGTCCTTGTACTGGTCCA
Protein-coding sequences here:
- a CDS encoding SRPBCC family protein; the protein is MTSRSVVVERRVAAAQGPVWEALTDLGGMARMLSGVTKVEVLTEGGFGEGARWRETRRMFGKDATEEMWVTVSEPPERYVVEAESHGSHYVSEWELRADGPTSTTVRMTFTAVPSGAVAGLFAKVLGGVGVRSVSKAIAKDLDDVAAWVEGRRV